The Acinetobacter piscicola genome includes a window with the following:
- the pglX gene encoding BREX-1 system adenine-specific DNA-methyltransferase PglX encodes MNTSNIKKYAPQARNDFIAAMRKQAAKYGITADSILPAEQKGDLLLIGDQVFPLSVMKPRDKLIKRIQTSSFEQTIDYIAYSWFNRLCAIRYMECKGLLDHGRRVLSSADGSAGLPQILEECLDIDLPGLNASRVAELKLDGNKDEELYRELLLAQCHALNQVMPLLFEQVSDESELLLPDNLTKTDSLIRDLVSSIPEEDWSDVQIIGWLYQFYISEKKDQVIGKVVKSEDIPAATQLFTPNWIVKYLVQNSVGRLWLMAQPDSTLASEWEYYIQPAEQTDEVNAQLKQLINVRISEDGDTLNPESITVLDPACGSGHILVEAYDCLKAIYLERGYRSRDIPRLILENNLYGIDIDTRAAQLASFALLMKAREDDRRLFSNPPKLNISALQDSHPERLDAFSQDLSSANIAQADLKELLDLFEHASTFGSLIQVPEELAQNLAELETKLNTALESGDIFAQQSAQELLPLVQQVKLLGKQYDAVIANPPYMGGGKMNAILKDFAKKKFPDSKSDLFSMFIERGFAWCKDSGFNSMVTMQSWMFLSSYEAMREKLLQDRTIQTMAHLGARAFPEISGEVVQTTAFVMQGQHINGFKPVFFRLVDTGQDQKESELRSGLNRFDSTIQDDFKKIPGSPIAYWVSDNVREIFDISPSLSSIAETRKGMVTGNNENYVRSWYEIKISNFGAAGYSRESAKSSGLKWFPYNKGGGFRKWYGNKIDVVNWQNDGALLQSAKHPTENRVWATNFNLDYIFKPNVNWGAVTSSDFSARYSCGSELFDAGGSAAFTGNYPLMLLIAYLNSYVASYCLKTINPTLNFQAGNISNLPIKIMNSDTVTTYTSKLIDLSKTDWDSYEISWEFTENPVIRMGQPNLEQAFSTWQQQNADAVAEMKSLEEENNKLFIDAYGLQDELTPDVPDEQITLTRADREKDSQRLVSYALGCMMGRYSLDEPGLIYAHAGNKNFDASRYQTFPADADGIIPLTEMHWFEDDATHRIQEFLTAVWGKDTLDANMLWLAESLDKKASETAEDTIRRYLASKFYKDHMQTYKKRPIYWLFSSGKQGAFQALVYLHRYNESTLARMRTEYVMPLISKMAAFANSLENAKENSDSAAEIKRIEKKLQELHKQQAELSSFEEKLRHYADQRITLDLDDGVKVNYGKFGDLLAEVKAVTGEK; translated from the coding sequence ATGAATACCAGTAATATTAAAAAATACGCACCGCAAGCACGAAATGATTTTATCGCAGCGATGCGCAAACAGGCCGCCAAATACGGCATCACCGCAGACAGCATTTTACCGGCTGAACAGAAAGGCGACTTGCTGCTGATTGGCGATCAGGTTTTTCCGCTATCCGTCATGAAACCACGTGACAAGCTGATCAAGCGCATTCAAACCAGCAGTTTTGAGCAGACGATTGATTATATCGCTTACAGTTGGTTTAACCGTCTCTGTGCGATTCGTTACATGGAATGCAAAGGCTTACTCGATCATGGTCGCCGTGTACTGAGTAGTGCAGATGGCAGTGCAGGCTTGCCACAGATTCTGGAAGAATGTTTGGATATTGACCTACCGGGTTTAAATGCCAGTCGTGTGGCTGAACTCAAGCTGGATGGCAATAAAGACGAAGAATTGTACCGTGAGCTGTTACTAGCTCAATGTCATGCGTTGAATCAGGTCATGCCACTCCTGTTTGAACAGGTTTCTGATGAGTCAGAACTGTTACTACCTGACAATTTAACCAAAACCGATTCCTTGATCCGTGATTTAGTGAGCAGCATTCCGGAAGAAGACTGGTCGGATGTGCAGATTATTGGCTGGTTGTATCAGTTCTATATTTCTGAAAAGAAAGATCAGGTGATTGGTAAAGTCGTCAAAAGTGAAGACATTCCTGCAGCGACGCAACTCTTCACCCCAAACTGGATTGTAAAATATTTGGTACAGAACAGTGTCGGTCGTTTATGGCTGATGGCACAGCCTGATAGTACGCTGGCCAGTGAATGGGAATACTATATTCAGCCAGCGGAACAAACTGATGAAGTCAATGCCCAGTTAAAACAGCTGATTAATGTCCGTATCAGTGAAGATGGCGATACTTTAAACCCTGAAAGCATTACGGTGCTGGATCCAGCCTGTGGTTCGGGGCATATTCTGGTGGAAGCCTATGATTGCTTAAAAGCAATTTACTTGGAACGTGGTTACCGTAGCCGTGATATTCCACGTTTGATTTTGGAAAATAACCTGTACGGTATTGATATTGATACCCGTGCAGCACAGTTGGCCAGTTTTGCACTGCTGATGAAAGCGCGTGAGGATGACCGCCGTTTATTTAGCAATCCACCGAAGCTCAATATTAGTGCACTGCAAGATAGTCATCCAGAACGTTTGGATGCATTTAGCCAAGATTTATCCAGCGCCAACATTGCGCAAGCAGACTTAAAAGAATTACTGGATTTATTTGAACATGCTTCGACCTTTGGTTCTTTAATTCAGGTGCCTGAAGAATTAGCCCAAAATCTAGCTGAGTTAGAAACCAAATTGAATACAGCTTTAGAGTCAGGGGATATTTTTGCGCAGCAGTCAGCACAAGAATTATTACCTTTGGTTCAGCAAGTAAAACTCTTAGGTAAACAATATGATGCTGTAATTGCCAATCCACCTTATATGGGTGGAGGAAAAATGAATGCAATCTTAAAAGATTTTGCTAAGAAAAAGTTCCCAGATAGTAAATCTGATTTATTCAGCATGTTTATTGAACGTGGGTTTGCTTGGTGTAAAGACAGCGGCTTTAATAGCATGGTGACCATGCAAAGCTGGATGTTCTTATCGTCATATGAAGCAATGCGTGAAAAGTTATTGCAAGATCGTACGATTCAAACCATGGCACATTTAGGTGCTCGAGCATTTCCTGAAATATCAGGGGAAGTCGTACAAACAACAGCTTTTGTGATGCAAGGGCAACATATAAATGGATTTAAGCCTGTATTTTTTAGACTTGTAGATACAGGGCAGGATCAAAAAGAATCAGAACTAAGATCAGGGCTTAATCGTTTTGACTCTACGATTCAAGATGATTTTAAGAAAATTCCAGGTAGTCCTATTGCTTATTGGGTAAGTGATAATGTTAGAGAGATTTTTGATATTAGCCCTTCCTTGTCTTCAATAGCTGAAACAAGAAAAGGTATGGTTACTGGCAATAATGAAAACTATGTAAGATCATGGTATGAAATTAAGATATCCAATTTTGGTGCTGCTGGTTATTCGCGAGAATCGGCCAAGAGTTCTGGATTAAAATGGTTCCCTTATAATAAAGGAGGCGGTTTTAGGAAATGGTATGGCAACAAAATTGATGTAGTTAATTGGCAAAATGATGGTGCTTTATTACAGTCAGCTAAACATCCTACAGAAAATAGAGTATGGGCTACAAATTTTAATTTAGATTATATATTTAAACCTAATGTTAATTGGGGAGCTGTTACTTCTTCAGACTTTTCCGCAAGATATTCTTGTGGTAGTGAATTATTTGATGCTGGTGGATCAGCAGCATTCACTGGTAACTATCCTCTCATGCTTTTAATTGCCTATTTAAACTCTTACGTCGCTAGTTATTGTTTAAAAACAATAAATCCTACACTAAATTTTCAAGCAGGTAATATATCTAATTTACCTATTAAAATTATGAATAGTGATACGGTCACTACTTATACATCCAAATTAATAGATTTATCCAAAACAGATTGGGACTCTTACGAAATTTCATGGGAATTTACTGAAAACCCAGTTATCCGTATGGGGCAGCCGAACCTAGAACAAGCCTTTAGCACATGGCAACAGCAAAATGCTGACGCCGTGGCTGAAATGAAAAGTCTGGAAGAAGAAAACAACAAGCTGTTTATTGACGCTTATGGTTTACAGGATGAACTCACACCCGATGTGCCTGATGAACAAATCACGCTCACCCGTGCCGACCGTGAGAAAGACAGCCAGCGTTTAGTGTCTTATGCGCTTGGCTGCATGATGGGACGTTATAGCCTGGACGAACCTGGCTTGATCTATGCCCATGCAGGCAATAAAAACTTTGATGCCAGTCGTTATCAAACATTCCCAGCCGATGCTGACGGTATTATTCCACTGACCGAAATGCATTGGTTTGAAGATGATGCAACACATCGTATCCAAGAGTTCTTAACTGCCGTTTGGGGCAAAGACACACTAGACGCTAATATGCTGTGGTTGGCAGAAAGCTTGGATAAAAAAGCCAGTGAAACAGCTGAAGACACGATTCGCCGTTACCTCGCCAGCAAGTTCTATAAAGACCACATGCAGACCTATAAAAAACGCCCGATCTACTGGCTATTCAGCAGTGGTAAACAAGGTGCTTTCCAGGCATTGGTGTACTTGCACCGCTATAACGAAAGTACTTTGGCACGTATGCGTACTGAATACGTTATGCCACTGATTTCCAAAATGGCTGCTTTTGCTAACTCACTGGAAAATGCTAAAGAAAATAGCGACTCTGCGGCTGAAATCAAACGTATTGAGAAAAAACTGCAGGAACTGCATAAGCAACAGGCTGAACTGAGTAGCTTTGAGGAAAAACTGCGTCACTATGCCGATCAGCGTATTACTTTAGATCTGGATGATGGAGTGAAAGTAAACTACGGCAAGTTTGGGGACTTGTTGGCTGAAGTTAAAGCAGTGACGGGGGAGAAATGA
- the pglZ gene encoding BREX-1 system phosphatase PglZ type A → MNLSQLQQGLEQAFYTEQHRIVFWYDAEQSFTEEIKALELNDVQILNMAEESSLAIKLKLELQDQQGKYLLYFPSPEPETEKDWLLDIKLYSRSFYADRFSIIFNELGLQQQSLREHLAKREEFLKAKARLSTLKRYIQPDADEQDLDMAMIAAVVKADSAELMHIVLALADEMVQQNLALEVNPDSFAELEKFQLVPALVTALQAEIGYPASVEELNGEAPFKLGTFFIRLMSTGFCESLGDIPLWAQELVMSSVSSRATARAFLSRWRDSSKYYPTFDTLSQSVANALRIKEKVGAFDLEQLLDVMTFEVIEQKIIVDLASQIPAATKAELEHFRTIISTRLDGYWASKHKDDATRRKYRTVYTALQAAIDLFSLRLQFDSGFYFDSSEALYKAYEQELYRFDMAYRHYSAASQRAHVDILKKLDEEIENCYAYWFIDHLARNWGERVEAEQRLNFWKVADIPNQQNFYDTHVRPLLGSATKRRIVVIISDAFRYEAAVELRDRINEKRYSEATLSSQLGVVPSYTTLGMASLLPHQTLEYKETAGDDVLVDGQSSKGTAARSKILAAYNGLAVTAETVKGWSRDEGREALKDHDLIYVYHNVIDARGDSASTESETFMAVEHAIEELTELSRKILMHFNISTLLITADHGFLFQQSKLESADRSSLTEKPANTLKSKKRYVIGHGLPESKEAWKGSTQATAGTRSATDFWIPKGANRFHFVGGSRFVHGGIMPQEIVVPVLTVKQLRGEKAGQRTKRKVEVISTKSTLKMVNNIQKFDLMQTEAVSELVMPVTLSIAIYDGDLKVSSEETLTFDSSTDSVAERVKQVRLSLSGTDFDRKKDYFLVLKDKDLNIEMQRYKVTIDLAFTDDFF, encoded by the coding sequence ATGAATTTAAGTCAACTTCAGCAAGGCCTGGAACAAGCCTTTTATACTGAACAGCATCGAATTGTCTTTTGGTACGATGCAGAACAGTCATTTACTGAAGAAATCAAAGCCCTAGAGCTAAATGATGTCCAGATTCTGAATATGGCAGAAGAGTCGAGCCTGGCGATCAAGCTCAAACTGGAACTGCAAGATCAGCAGGGTAAATATTTGCTGTATTTCCCAAGCCCTGAGCCTGAAACCGAGAAAGACTGGCTACTGGACATCAAGCTCTATTCACGCAGCTTCTATGCCGATCGTTTCTCGATTATTTTTAATGAGCTGGGTTTACAGCAGCAGAGTCTAAGAGAACATCTGGCCAAACGTGAAGAATTCCTTAAAGCCAAAGCCCGTCTGAGTACATTGAAACGCTATATCCAGCCTGATGCAGATGAACAGGATCTGGATATGGCCATGATTGCGGCTGTGGTCAAGGCCGATAGTGCCGAGTTGATGCATATTGTCTTGGCGCTGGCAGATGAAATGGTACAGCAGAATCTGGCTCTGGAAGTGAATCCCGACTCCTTTGCTGAACTGGAAAAATTCCAACTGGTGCCAGCTTTAGTCACAGCATTACAGGCGGAAATTGGTTATCCAGCATCGGTTGAAGAATTGAATGGGGAAGCACCCTTTAAGCTCGGTACGTTCTTTATCCGTTTGATGAGCACAGGTTTCTGTGAAAGCCTGGGCGATATACCGCTATGGGCTCAAGAACTGGTGATGTCATCTGTCAGTTCACGTGCGACGGCTAGAGCATTCTTGTCACGCTGGAGAGACAGCTCCAAATACTACCCAACCTTTGATACGCTTTCCCAGAGCGTGGCCAATGCACTGCGGATCAAAGAAAAGGTCGGGGCTTTTGATCTGGAGCAGCTGCTCGATGTCATGACCTTTGAAGTGATTGAACAAAAGATTATTGTCGATCTGGCCAGCCAGATCCCTGCAGCAACCAAAGCTGAACTGGAACATTTCAGAACGATTATTTCTACCCGTCTGGATGGCTATTGGGCTTCCAAACATAAGGATGATGCGACACGCCGTAAATATCGCACCGTCTATACAGCGTTGCAGGCAGCGATTGACCTGTTTAGCCTGCGACTACAGTTTGATTCTGGGTTCTATTTCGATTCCAGTGAAGCCTTGTATAAAGCCTATGAACAGGAGTTGTATCGCTTTGATATGGCATATCGCCACTACAGTGCTGCTTCTCAGCGAGCTCATGTTGATATCCTGAAAAAACTCGATGAAGAAATCGAAAATTGCTATGCCTACTGGTTTATTGATCACTTGGCACGCAACTGGGGCGAGCGTGTAGAAGCTGAGCAACGCTTGAATTTCTGGAAAGTGGCAGATATCCCAAATCAGCAGAACTTCTACGATACCCACGTCAGACCCTTACTGGGTTCTGCAACTAAACGCCGTATTGTAGTGATCATCAGTGATGCTTTCCGCTATGAAGCTGCAGTAGAGCTGCGTGATCGTATCAATGAAAAGCGTTATTCCGAAGCGACCTTGTCTTCACAGCTGGGCGTTGTCCCAAGTTACACCACACTTGGCATGGCTTCGTTGTTGCCGCATCAGACTTTGGAGTACAAAGAGACCGCAGGGGATGATGTTTTAGTAGATGGGCAGTCCAGCAAAGGGACTGCAGCACGATCCAAAATTCTGGCGGCCTATAATGGATTGGCGGTTACCGCTGAAACGGTAAAAGGTTGGTCGCGTGATGAAGGCCGTGAAGCACTCAAAGACCATGATTTGATTTACGTTTATCACAACGTGATTGATGCTCGGGGAGACAGTGCCTCGACAGAATCAGAAACCTTTATGGCGGTGGAACATGCCATTGAAGAACTGACCGAACTTAGCCGCAAAATCTTGATGCATTTCAATATTTCTACCCTGTTGATCACAGCCGACCATGGCTTCTTGTTCCAGCAAAGTAAACTAGAATCTGCGGATCGTTCAAGTTTGACTGAAAAACCTGCGAATACATTGAAAAGCAAAAAACGCTATGTGATTGGGCATGGTTTACCAGAGAGCAAAGAAGCATGGAAAGGCTCAACCCAAGCTACGGCAGGCACACGATCTGCGACTGATTTCTGGATTCCAAAAGGGGCGAACCGTTTCCATTTTGTAGGAGGCTCACGTTTTGTGCATGGCGGCATCATGCCTCAGGAAATTGTGGTGCCGGTACTGACGGTAAAACAGCTACGTGGTGAAAAGGCTGGACAGCGGACCAAGCGTAAAGTTGAGGTCATTTCTACCAAATCCACGCTGAAGATGGTCAATAACATCCAGAAGTTTGATTTGATGCAAACCGAAGCTGTCAGTGAGCTGGTCATGCCAGTGACTTTATCCATTGCCATTTATGATGGGGATCTCAAAGTATCTAGTGAAGAAACCTTGACCTTTGATAGCAGTACCGACTCTGTTGCGGAACGGGTAAAACAGGTCAGACTGTCATTGTCCGGTACTGATTTTGACCGTAAGAAAGATTACTTCCTGGTACTGAAGGACAAAGACCTAAATATCGAAATGCAGCGCTATAAGGTCACCATTGATCTGGCATTTACCGATGACTTCTTCTGA
- the brxL gene encoding protease Lon-related BREX system protein BrxL encodes MESANDKELDQLLNEHFAGRVVRKDLTKLIKEGANVPVYVLEYLLGMYCASDDPEIIEQGLRNVKTVLAENYVRPDEAEKVKSLVRERGSYKVIDRVTVKLNERKDKYEASFSNLGIKDAEISAGIVKEYEKLLVGGIWVIATLSYYFEEGQTSSPFGVSLLKPIQMPNMNMEELFNGRAALSTDQWRESLIRSIGMEPASLKEDVQWHLLARMVPFVENNYNVCELGPRGTGKSHIYKECSPNSILVSGGQTTVANLFYNMSSRRIGLVGLWDVVAFDEVAGISFKDKDGVQIMKDYMASGSFARGREQMEASASMVFVGNINQSVESLVKTSHLLAPFPEAMIDSAFFDRFHAYIPGWEIPKMRPEFFTNRYGLIVDYLAEFFREMRKRSFADSIEKYFKLGNNLNQRDVIAVRKTVSGLMKLLYPHGQFNKEDVRQCLEYALQVRRRVKEQLKKIGGMEFYDVHFSYIDNDTLEEYFVSVKEQGGGGLIPEGPAKPGFLYTIGLSNKGMPGLYRLELQVTKGSGKLATSGLWNSSSAKEQVKIAFDYFKANASRISGGSKVLEHDFHLHVVELQNTGPLSHLALPSLVAFASGLLGRSVQSQMVVLGDMSLGGSVTPVESIAECLQVAFDAGAKKVALPMSSAADIPTIPVELFTKFQTSFYADPVDAVFKGLGVD; translated from the coding sequence ATGGAATCTGCTAACGATAAAGAACTGGATCAGCTGCTGAATGAACACTTTGCTGGGCGGGTGGTACGCAAGGATCTGACTAAACTGATCAAAGAAGGCGCCAATGTCCCTGTCTATGTACTCGAATACCTGCTGGGGATGTACTGTGCCTCGGATGATCCAGAGATCATTGAACAGGGACTACGTAACGTAAAGACGGTTCTGGCAGAGAACTATGTACGACCTGATGAAGCCGAGAAGGTGAAATCCCTGGTTCGTGAACGTGGCAGTTATAAGGTCATTGATCGGGTGACCGTAAAGCTGAATGAGCGTAAGGACAAATACGAAGCCTCCTTTAGTAATCTGGGTATCAAAGATGCCGAAATCTCGGCAGGCATCGTTAAAGAGTATGAAAAATTACTTGTTGGTGGTATCTGGGTCATTGCTACGCTCAGTTATTATTTTGAAGAAGGACAGACTAGTTCTCCATTTGGGGTGAGTTTACTCAAGCCGATTCAAATGCCCAATATGAATATGGAGGAGCTATTCAATGGACGAGCAGCATTAAGCACTGATCAGTGGCGCGAGAGTTTAATCCGTTCCATCGGCATGGAACCAGCTTCGTTAAAAGAGGACGTGCAATGGCACCTATTAGCGCGTATGGTTCCGTTCGTTGAAAATAACTATAACGTCTGTGAGCTGGGACCACGCGGTACCGGGAAAAGCCATATTTACAAAGAGTGTTCACCGAACAGTATTCTAGTTTCGGGTGGACAAACCACTGTGGCCAACCTGTTCTATAACATGAGTAGCCGCCGTATTGGTCTTGTTGGTTTATGGGACGTCGTAGCGTTTGACGAGGTCGCAGGCATCTCCTTTAAAGACAAAGATGGCGTACAGATCATGAAAGACTACATGGCCTCAGGATCTTTTGCTCGTGGCCGTGAACAGATGGAAGCCTCGGCTTCAATGGTTTTTGTGGGTAACATTAACCAAAGCGTTGAATCTCTGGTAAAAACCAGCCATCTCTTGGCACCTTTCCCTGAAGCCATGATCGATTCGGCATTCTTCGATCGTTTTCATGCTTATATCCCCGGCTGGGAAATTCCGAAGATGCGCCCGGAGTTCTTCACCAACCGTTATGGATTGATCGTTGATTATCTGGCTGAATTCTTCCGGGAAATGCGCAAGCGTAGCTTTGCAGACTCGATTGAAAAGTACTTCAAGTTGGGAAATAACCTGAATCAACGTGATGTGATTGCTGTTCGTAAGACAGTGTCTGGTTTGATGAAGCTGCTCTACCCACACGGTCAGTTTAATAAAGAAGATGTACGGCAATGCCTGGAATATGCACTGCAGGTGCGCCGTCGGGTCAAAGAACAGCTGAAGAAAATTGGGGGGATGGAATTCTATGATGTGCATTTTAGCTATATCGACAATGACACCTTAGAAGAGTATTTTGTTTCAGTCAAAGAGCAGGGGGGTGGCGGACTGATTCCTGAAGGTCCTGCCAAACCAGGCTTCCTGTATACCATCGGACTCAGTAATAAAGGCATGCCGGGGTTATACCGCTTAGAACTTCAAGTGACCAAAGGTTCTGGAAAATTGGCGACATCAGGCTTATGGAATTCAAGCAGTGCCAAGGAGCAGGTCAAGATCGCATTTGACTACTTCAAGGCCAATGCATCCAGAATATCGGGTGGCAGTAAGGTGTTGGAACATGACTTCCACTTACATGTGGTTGAATTACAGAATACCGGACCGCTCAGCCATCTTGCCTTACCAAGTTTAGTGGCTTTCGCTTCTGGCCTGTTAGGACGATCGGTACAGAGTCAGATGGTGGTACTGGGTGATATGAGCTTGGGTGGCTCTGTGACTCCGGTGGAAAGTATTGCCGAATGTCTGCAAGTTGCTTTTGATGCTGGTGCCAAGAAGGTTGCTTTGCCAATGAGTAGTGCGGCAGATATCCCTACGATTCCTGTGGAACTGTTTACCAAGTTCCAGACCAGTTTCTATGCAGATCCGGTGGATGCTGTGTTTAAGGGGCTAGGGGTGGATTGA
- a CDS encoding IS3 family transposase (programmed frameshift): protein MTKPKYTPEIRERAVQLLIESEKDYPSTWAAITAIAPKIGCTPETLRVWYLKHMDQLNPAKVQQISDQEKMKQMEREIKELKRANEILRKAAGFFRPGGARPPTQIMVDFILNNKDRYGVEAICRILPIAASTYYRTLDLADNPEHRAKRDLHDEHHAEQIKRIWKESSGRYGVRKVWQQLKREGYVIARCTVARLMQKLAIQGVWRGKNKQTTRSRDDQKRADDLVKRNFNADHPDPCEAVLQVSDFTYIQTHSGWVYTAFIIDVFSRAIVGWKVSTRMNTDMVLDALEQALHDRGMPKNVIHHSDRGVQYLSIRYTNRLEAANLRASVGTTGDSYDNALAETVNGLYKTEVIEYLKADWQGLADVQLATLNWVDWFNKKRVHSALGYVSPFEFEAMYYDKINPLGQVA from the exons ATGACAAAACCAAAATATACCCCTGAAATCAGAGAAAGAGCGGTTCAATTATTGATTGAATCTGAAAAAGATTATCCTTCTACTTGGGCTGCAATCACAGCTATTGCACCTAAGATTGGTTGTACTCCTGAAACATTGCGTGTTTGGTATTTAAAGCATATGGATCAACTAAATCCTGCCAAAGTACAACAGATATCTGACCAAGAAAAAATGAAGCAAATGGAACGTGAAATTAAAGAATTAAAACGTGCCAATGAAATTCTACGTAAAGCAGCCG GCTTTTTTCGCCCAGGCGGAGCTCGACCGCCCACACAAATAATGGTGGATTTTATCCTTAACAATAAAGATCGATATGGTGTTGAGGCGATTTGTAGGATTTTACCGATCGCAGCTTCAACCTATTACCGAACTTTAGATCTCGCTGACAATCCAGAACATCGAGCGAAACGAGATCTACATGATGAGCATCATGCTGAACAAATTAAACGAATTTGGAAAGAAAGTTCAGGTCGATATGGTGTGCGTAAGGTCTGGCAACAATTGAAACGTGAAGGTTATGTTATCGCACGTTGTACAGTTGCTCGATTGATGCAGAAGCTAGCTATACAAGGTGTTTGGCGTGGTAAGAATAAACAAACCACCCGTAGCCGAGATGATCAAAAAAGAGCAGATGATTTAGTGAAACGTAATTTTAATGCTGATCATCCTGACCCTTGCGAAGCAGTGCTTCAGGTGAGTGACTTTACGTATATTCAAACTCATTCAGGCTGGGTCTATACCGCCTTTATTATTGATGTGTTCTCACGAGCAATTGTTGGATGGAAAGTATCTACACGGATGAATACAGATATGGTGCTCGATGCACTTGAGCAAGCATTGCACGATCGAGGCATGCCAAAGAATGTGATTCATCATTCCGATAGAGGTGTTCAATATCTTTCTATTCGCTATACCAATCGTTTAGAAGCTGCAAATTTACGAGCATCAGTCGGTACGACTGGTGATTCATATGATAATGCTTTGGCTGAAACGGTGAATGGCTTATACAAAACAGAGGTGATTGAATATTTAAAAGCAGATTGGCAAGGTTTAGCAGATGTACAACTTGCGACACTAAACTGGGTAGATTGGTTCAATAAAAAGCGTGTACACAGTGCACTGGGTTATGTATCGCCTTTTGAGTTTGAAGCAATGTACTATGATAAGATTAACCCGTTAGGTCAGGTGGCCTAA
- a CDS encoding AAA family ATPase — protein MLNYLSLENFKSIKDENFEFRSLNIFTGFNGMGKSSALQSLLLLRQSHDKHMIPNVGLSLTGEYVKIGIGKDLLYIGADEEKIKIEAYWDESSVELYFDYSENSDMQPIIPELSSTEGNPFSESLFVSNFQYLSAERISPKSVYDVSEFAVNQRRSLGIRGEYTAHFLSQHGGKNLFIENLQHPQAKSSHLIDNLNAWMSEITPGVKIITKLIPEINQASLHYQFASATEYTNEFRPENTGFGLTYVLPVVTALLCSKPGDLLIIENPESHLHPSGQSLIGKLIALASQNGVQIAIETHSDHIINGVRAAVKNKDLAPENVIVYFLSRDLSSAEHCTNVEKIEINQNGKIDYWPEGFFDEWDKSLNILLKD, from the coding sequence ATGCTGAATTATTTAAGTTTAGAGAACTTCAAGTCCATTAAAGATGAAAATTTTGAATTCAGAAGTTTAAATATATTTACTGGATTTAATGGTATGGGAAAGTCATCTGCCCTCCAATCATTGCTATTATTAAGACAATCTCATGATAAACATATGATACCTAATGTAGGGCTATCATTAACAGGTGAATACGTCAAAATTGGGATTGGGAAAGATTTACTCTATATAGGGGCTGATGAGGAAAAAATTAAAATCGAGGCTTATTGGGATGAAAGCAGTGTAGAACTATACTTTGATTATAGTGAAAACTCTGATATGCAACCTATAATTCCAGAATTATCTTCAACTGAAGGTAATCCCTTCTCAGAATCACTATTCGTATCAAACTTTCAATATTTATCAGCAGAAAGAATCAGTCCCAAAAGTGTTTATGATGTATCAGAATTTGCAGTCAATCAAAGAAGATCTTTAGGAATTAGAGGTGAATATACTGCTCATTTTCTTTCACAACATGGAGGAAAAAATTTATTTATTGAAAACCTTCAACATCCACAAGCTAAATCATCACACTTAATTGACAATTTAAATGCCTGGATGTCAGAAATAACACCAGGTGTAAAAATTATCACAAAATTAATTCCTGAGATAAATCAAGCAAGTCTCCACTATCAATTCGCTTCAGCTACTGAATATACTAATGAATTCAGACCAGAAAATACTGGCTTTGGATTGACATATGTTTTGCCTGTAGTAACTGCTTTACTATGTTCTAAACCAGGAGACCTATTAATTATAGAAAATCCTGAATCTCATTTGCATCCATCAGGTCAATCATTAATTGGAAAGTTGATAGCTCTCGCATCACAAAATGGTGTTCAAATAGCTATAGAAACTCATAGTGATCACATCATAAATGGCGTTAGAGCTGCGGTAAAAAATAAAGATTTAGCTCCAGAGAATGTAATCGTTTACTTTTTATCTAGAGACCTAAGTTCTGCAGAACACTGTACAAATGTTGAAAAAATAGAAATTAATCAAAATGGTAAAATAGATTATTGGCCGGAAGGATTCTTTGATGAATGGGATAAAAGCCTAAATATTTTATTAAAGGATTAA